In the genome of Brachionichthys hirsutus isolate HB-005 unplaced genomic scaffold, CSIRO-AGI_Bhir_v1 contig_131, whole genome shotgun sequence, the window AGGATCCTTAAGCAGAATAATGAAAGGGAGACCATGAATCTGGGAACACTGGAACAtctaaacacaaataaatgttgttGAAACTTAAATATCGGCCTACACTACCAGAAAAACTTAGAATCaccaataataaaatatatttatccatACATGCACCCAGTTTAACTTTCTTTCATTATGctgctttatttaaatctgACATTGATTTATCCTTAAAGGACATACAGAACAAATCTACCCTGCAGTTATACCCCCCAACCTGCAGGCGGCGCTCTACCTGCGAGCTCTGGGTCCGAGGAGATGTCAAAGCTGAAGCACAGAGCGCAGCCTCGCTCCGTCGCTTGGAAGGGGAAGTGACTCTCGAACAGGTCGACGCCGGCCTCCACGCATGCCAGCACCTCATCCGGCTGGCCCACGCCCCGCAGCAGTCTGAGGACAAcgcaaacagccaatcagcagccagcACAGTGCACAGGGTTCGGGCTCGCACCGACGTAGAACACAGAACATGCGTTAGAAAAGGCACCCAGTAAACAGACTCCTTCTGATTCCCCCCCGCCTGCAGCCGTCGTGGTCAAACCCGATTTAGCATTTGAAAATGACTCAACTCCACTTTCCAGTAGGAAGCAGCACTATCTCATAACTCGGAGCCGCCGCCAGACTCCTCCATCACACCTCCAGGagacgaggagggggggggggggcagattaccGTGAAAAGCCCCCGAGGGGCTACTGGTTTGTGACATTTTTCATCATTGAAAAGCGTCTGCTATTCAactagagtaaaaaaaataaataatcagttTTATTGACACCAACATGAAGGCCACTGTTTTGTGTGGttgcggcttttttttttttttttaactattatTAAATAATCAGGAAAGAGTTTGTGATTAGAAGATAAAAGTCCTCCTGCAACTGTAATCAATAAAAACCCATCACTCTCTCTCAGACTGATAAGCAGCGTCGACCTGGGTTTGTCCTCGGGTAGTTCCTTGGCCACAGCGCTGATGAGCTGGGTCCTCAGGGTCCGGTCCATGGCGCCCGTCTGGAAGCCGTCCAGGCAGAATCCTGCCACGGGCCTCTTCGCCGTCTCTCTGGCCGAGCGCAGCCTCTCCTCCGGGAtgtctcctccctccaccaccCCGAACACCTCCGTTCCCTCCAGCTCCTGGCAATAATCAGACGGGTTTGGGATTAACCAGCATGGAAGATAGAAAGAACAGCAAGAGgcggagagcgagagagagagagagagagagatactgaTAGCGACACCCGACGAGACACAAAATGTGTTGAACGACCGATTCGAGCTGCTTTTTCTCGGCGTGATCATCTTTGAATGGAAgtgaagtgaaaataaatgggTTCATTCCTCGCCAGCGCTTATCGGGGTTTAGATGACGCGGCATGAATACGAATAGACGGCACAAACCAGAGAAATGCAGGCAGAGAAGCGAAGCACAAGTTGCTGCGTCAGCACGGATCGATGAATTTACCCCACGATACGCCACCGATCCCGCTCAGCGCTTTGCTCCACATCGTTTCCAAGCTTGAAACGCACTTTTAATCACGAGGAGCAGCACGTAAACACAGCATTTAGGAAAGATATCCTGGCAGTGAAAAACgagcatcataaaaaaaaaaaagctaactaTCTTGTGAGGGGGGCAGGAGCGATTTATGAAACATCCTCTGCAGCATAGCCGAGTTAGAATCAGGAGTATAACAAGTTATAAACGTGGTAGCGATTCACCGCCGCACAAATCTAACAGGAAGGCCGTTTTGTTTTGTGCACCTGTGATTGGTGATGCACCAGCAGACACTCGTCCAAGTGGCTGAGGGTCCGATCCACCGATTTCCGAACCCTTTTCCGGGAGGTGTTGTTCTGCCACGTCTCGCCGTCTGCCATGCTCTGGTACCAATCGGGCTGCACGGCCTTCAGGAGAGCCATGAATTTATCCACGGTCAGCTCCGTCCGGCCTCCGCTGCCCCACACAGACACCGTCTGATGAAgacacagagaggggggggggggggggtccaggaaTTGTTTTATGGGATTCTTTATTATTGGGTCGTTTTCAACATATGCACATGTAATGTCTCTTTTATCTGCAGAATGCAAGCATCTTTTTATGTAACGCTAAGCTAACGCGCTGCTGGCTTCAGGAAGACATTTAGCTCCCATCTACGGGAGAAGTCGTGCAGAAGCCGAAGTTCACCTTGTTAGTGGTGTAGCCTGCTGGGCACGGGGTCGCGGGGTCGTGAAGCGAGCAGTACAGGACCGTATCATGAAGACCTGAACAAAGCACAGAACAGAGATCAATGCACATTACGGAGCACAAAAGCGGATCACAAAGTGGATCACAAAGTGGATCACAAAGTGGATCACAGCCACAGAGCGTCTAGAATAGACGatacaaaggaagaaaaagagtAAACAGAAGTAAAGTTACCTGCAAACTTCCTGAATCCATCCTTAAAATCCTCCAACACCTCCAGGTGCTCTgctctaaggggggggggttaaattcaCTGTTTagtttgactgtgtgtgtgtgcgtgcgtgtgcgtgcgcgcgcgtgatgatgtcatcttacATGCTGGACAGGGTCACCTGTGTGACAGAAGGCAGCTTGTTCAGGGTGcgcagcgtgtcctgggtcagGTGAGGCACCGTGCCGAGGTGCGTGTAGAGCAGACACGCCGGTACCTCCAGAGAATGCTGCCCCGTCCTGCCGAGCCCCTTCAGGGCCCCCACCCGAGCGGTTCCCCGCAGCACTCGGGACAGCTCCAGCTTCATCCCGTTCCCGGTAACCGCTGGACCACAGTGCGCTAGCACACGTGAATTAGCTAGCGTCGCTAACTAGCCTCGCCGCGCGCGTGACGTCAGACCGTTCGTCGACTCCAGATGTTTATTGATCTGCGGGTTCTTC includes:
- the LOC137916447 gene encoding queuine tRNA-ribosyltransferase accessory subunit 2-like, producing the protein MKLELSRVLRGTARVGALKGLGRTGQHSLEVPACLLYTHLGTVPHLTQDTLRTLNKLPSVTQVTLSSIAEHLEVLEDFKDGFRKFAGLHDTVLYCSLHDPATPCPAGYTTNKTVSVWGSGGRTELTVDKFMALLKAVQPDWYQSMADGETWQNNTSRKRVRKSVDRTLSHLDECLLVHHQSQELEGTEVFGVVEGGDIPEERLRSARETAKRPVAGFCLDGFQTGAMDRTLRTQLISAVAKELPEDKPRLLRGVGQPDEVLACVEAGVDLFESHFPFQATERGCALCFSFDISSDPELAGRAPPAVLEPSEKKLTAGETLQNGEQDNLKTQMTSFEINLNDSRFQDDFGPLAEGCGCYCCTNHQRAYLHHLLVTNELLAGVLLMIHNTSHYHGFFEALRKALASDELDLLKRRVLRERGGRTETKDQD